In Scleropages formosus chromosome 20, fSclFor1.1, whole genome shotgun sequence, a single window of DNA contains:
- the pdap1a gene encoding pdgfa associated protein 1a isoform X1, translating into MPRSGKKGYKGRRKQFSNPEEIDRQMRAEKEKEDDADSDPESTSESEESSDDEQQRRKGVEGLIEIENPNRITQNSKKVTDLDVSVPKELSRREREEIEKQRAKDHYMKLHLEGKTEQAQADLARLAIIKKQREEAARKREELRKEKEEAAKYKR; encoded by the exons GAAAGAAGGGCTACAAGGGCAGGAGGAAGCAGTTCTCCAACCCTGAGGAGATTGACCGACAGATGAGAGCCGAAAAGGAGAAG GAAGATGACGCAGATTCAGACCCCGAGAGCACATCAGAGTCTGAAGAAAGCAGTGATGATGAA cagcagaggaggaaaggagtgGAAGGGCTCATAGAAATTGAGAATCCCAACCGCATCACCCAGAACAGCAAGAAGGTGACAGACCTGGATGTCAGTGTCCCCAAAGAGCTGAGTCGTCGAGAGAG GGAGGAGATTGAGAAGCAGCGTGCTAAGGACCACTATATGAAGCTGCATTTAGAGGGGAAGACGGAGCAAGCACAGGCAGACCTCGCACGGCTAGCCATCATCAAGAAGCAGCGGGAAGAAGCTGCTAGGAAGAGGGAAGAGCTCAGGAAAG aaaaagaagaggCTGCAAAGTATAAACGCTAG
- the pdap1a gene encoding pdgfa associated protein 1a isoform X2: MPRSGKKGYKGRRKQFSNPEEIDRQMRAEKEKEDDADSDPESTSESEESSDDEQRRKGVEGLIEIENPNRITQNSKKVTDLDVSVPKELSRREREEIEKQRAKDHYMKLHLEGKTEQAQADLARLAIIKKQREEAARKREELRKEKEEAAKYKR; the protein is encoded by the exons GAAAGAAGGGCTACAAGGGCAGGAGGAAGCAGTTCTCCAACCCTGAGGAGATTGACCGACAGATGAGAGCCGAAAAGGAGAAG GAAGATGACGCAGATTCAGACCCCGAGAGCACATCAGAGTCTGAAGAAAGCAGTGATGATGAA cagaggaggaaaggagtgGAAGGGCTCATAGAAATTGAGAATCCCAACCGCATCACCCAGAACAGCAAGAAGGTGACAGACCTGGATGTCAGTGTCCCCAAAGAGCTGAGTCGTCGAGAGAG GGAGGAGATTGAGAAGCAGCGTGCTAAGGACCACTATATGAAGCTGCATTTAGAGGGGAAGACGGAGCAAGCACAGGCAGACCTCGCACGGCTAGCCATCATCAAGAAGCAGCGGGAAGAAGCTGCTAGGAAGAGGGAAGAGCTCAGGAAAG aaaaagaagaggCTGCAAAGTATAAACGCTAG